The nucleotide sequence CCAGGTCGATTCGCGGCGCTCGAGCTCGGCGCCGCTGATGAAGTTCTGCTCGCGCAGCTCGCGGTAGCGCTTGAGATCGGCCGCGGCCAGGTCGCGGTTGGTCAGCGCCGCGGCCTGCTGGGCGCGCGCCGCTTCGGCGGCCAGCCGGTAGTCCTGCGGATCGAGCTGGGCCAGCACCTGGCCCGCCTGCACGCGCTGGCCGAGCTCGGCCTGGCGGCGCGTGATCTTGCCCGCCACGCGAAAGCCCAGGCGCGACTCGACGCGCGCCCGCACCTCGGCCGAGAACTCGGGTTGGGCGTCGTAGGCGCTGGTGCCCACGGTCACCAGCTTGACCGCGCGGACCGGTTCCTCCGCGGGTTTGGACGGCGAGCAGCCGGCCAGGGCCACGAGGGCGGGAACCAGCAGCCAGGCGGCCGCGCGGTCGAGCGAGAAGATGGATTGGGAGGCGGTCATGAGACACCCTGGAAGGAACGAACCGGGTCTTTAATGACCCACCGGTTAGTAATCTAGGGTAAACGTGAACCGCTGTCAATTACCCGCCGGTCAGTAGCGCCGGCGCCCGCCCCGTGCTCAGGTCCGCTGGCCCATTTCCACCAGCCGGTTGTCGGGCAGCTCGAAGTAATCCGAGGCGCGCCCCGCGTTGCGCTGCAGCCAGCCGAACAGCGCGCGCCGGATCGGGTTGAGGCCGGGCAGGTTCTCCTCGCCCACCGAGGCGCGCGAGACGAAGTACGAGGTCTTCATCGAGTCGATCGCCAGCGTCTTCTGGTAGGCCAGGATGCGGATGAACTCGGGCACGTCGGGCCGCTCCATGAAGCCGTGGCGCGCGGTCACGACCCAGATGCCGGTCATCAGCGACTCGGCCTCGATGCGCAGGCGCGCGTCGACGCGCGGCGTGTCGCAGGGCAGCACGCGCAGCACGATCACCTGCTCGTGCAGCACCTGGTTGTGCTTGAGGTTGTGCAGCAGCGCATGCGGCACCGAGGTCACGTCGACGTTGAGGAACACCGCCGTGCCCTGCACCCGGTGCGGCATGTGGTGGGCCAGCGACTCGAAGAAGGGCCGCAGCGGCAGGCTCTCGGCCGCGGCCGCGTCCAGCCCCAGGCGCCGCCCCTTGGCCCAGGTGGTGAACAGCAGCATCACGCCCGCCGCCACCGCCAGCGTGAGCCAGCCGCCCTCGGCCACCTTGAGGCTGTTGGCGACCACGAAGGTCAGGTCGACAGCCGCGAAGGCCGCCACGCCCAGCGCCACCGCCGGCTTGTTCCAGCGCCACAGCCCCCAGGCCACGATGCCGGCCAGCAGGGTGGTCGTGACCATGGTGATCGACACCGCGATGCCGTAGGCCGCCGACAGCGCGCTCGAGCTGCGGAAGCCCAGCACCAGCAGCAGCACGCCCACCATCAGCAGCCAGTTGACGGTCGGCACGTAGATCTGGCCGATGGCCGTGCCCGAGGTCTGGATCACGCGCATGCGCGGCAGGTAGCCCATGCGCATCGCATGCGCCGTGAGCGAGAAGGCGCCCGAGATCACGGCCTGCGAGGCGATCACCGTCGCCATCGCGGCCAGCAGCACCATCGGCAGCACGCCCCAGGCCGGAAAGAGCCGGAAGAACGGGTTGTCGATCGCCGCCGGATTGGCCAGCACCAGCGCGCCCTGGCCGAAGTAGTTGAGCACCAGCCCCGGCAGCGCGATGAAGAGCCACGCGAGCCGGATCGGCCGCGCGCCGAAGTGGCCCATGTCGGCGTAGAGCGCCTCGCCGCCGGTGAAGGCCAGGAACACCGCGCCCAGCACGGCCAGCGACTGCAGCCGGTGCTCGACCAGGAACAGCACGGCACGCCGCGGATCGAGCGCCGCCAGCACCTGCGGCTGGGCCAGCACCTGCAGCAGCCCGGCCACGCCGATCACCACGAACCACAGCAGCATCACCGGCCCGAACACCTTGCCGACCGCGCCCGTGCCCTTCTTCTGCACCGCGAACAGCGCGATCAGGATCACCACCGTGATCGGCAGCACCGCGCGCTCGAGCATCGGCGCGCGCACCTCCAGCCCCTCGACCGCCGACAGCACCGAGATCGCGGGCGTGATCAGGCTGTCGCCGTAGAACATGGCCGCGCCCACCAGGCCCAGCAGCCCGATCAGGTGGCCGAGCCAGGGCTTCGCGCCGATGCGCGCGGCGGCATTGCGCGCCAGCGCCTGCAGCGCCAGGATGCCGCCCTCGCCGTCGTGGTCGGCGCGCAGCACGAACACCACGTACTTGAGCGTCACCACGAACAGGAGGCCCCAGAAGATCAGCGACAGCAGGCCCAGCACCGCGTCGGGCGAGAACGGCACGCCGTGCTCGGGATTCAGGGTTTCCTTGAAGGCGTACAGCGGCGAGGTGCCGATGTCGCCGAACACGACGCCGAGCGCCGCGATCACGACCAGGCCCTTGCCGGCCGGGTGCGCCGCGTCGCCTTGCGCGGTGGAAGTCCTGGCCGGTGCATTCATGGGAGCAAGAATCGGGAGTGGGGACGCCGGGAGCATAGCCGCGCTGGTTGACAATCGCAGCGTGTCCCAGACGCCCCCTCCCCCCCACGCCGCCGCCGCCCCGACGCACTACGAGAATTTTCCCGTGGCCTCGTGGCTGTGCCCGCCGCGGCTGCGCGCGCCGATCGCGGCCATCTACCACTTCGCGCGCACGGCCGACGACATCGCCGACGAGGGCCAGGCCACGCCCGCGCAGCGGCTGGCCGAGCTGCACGCCTACCGCGCCGCGCTGGCCGATGCGGCGCAGGGCCGGGTCGATCCGGCCGGGCCCTGGGCCGGCGTGTTCGGCCCGCTGGCCCACAACATCGAAACCTTCGGCCTGCCCGAGACGCTGCTGGCCGACCTGCTCGACGCCTTCATGCAGGACATCGTGAAGACCCGCGACGGCAGCGACTACGCCGACCGCGAGGAGCTGCTCGACTACTGCCGCCGCTCGGCCAACCCCGTGGGCCGGCTGCTGCTGCACCTGTACGGCGTCAACGACGCGCCCTCGCTCGCGCAGAGCGACGCCATCTGCAGCGCGCTGCAGCTCATCAATTTCTGGCAGGACCCGAGCGTGGACCTGCCGCGCGGGCGCTTCTACTTCCCGCTGACCGACTGCGCCCGGCGCGGCTTCACGCGCCAG is from Variovorax paradoxus and encodes:
- a CDS encoding potassium transporter Kup, yielding MIAALGVVFGDIGTSPLYAFKETLNPEHGVPFSPDAVLGLLSLIFWGLLFVVTLKYVVFVLRADHDGEGGILALQALARNAAARIGAKPWLGHLIGLLGLVGAAMFYGDSLITPAISVLSAVEGLEVRAPMLERAVLPITVVILIALFAVQKKGTGAVGKVFGPVMLLWFVVIGVAGLLQVLAQPQVLAALDPRRAVLFLVEHRLQSLAVLGAVFLAFTGGEALYADMGHFGARPIRLAWLFIALPGLVLNYFGQGALVLANPAAIDNPFFRLFPAWGVLPMVLLAAMATVIASQAVISGAFSLTAHAMRMGYLPRMRVIQTSGTAIGQIYVPTVNWLLMVGVLLLVLGFRSSSALSAAYGIAVSITMVTTTLLAGIVAWGLWRWNKPAVALGVAAFAAVDLTFVVANSLKVAEGGWLTLAVAAGVMLLFTTWAKGRRLGLDAAAAESLPLRPFFESLAHHMPHRVQGTAVFLNVDVTSVPHALLHNLKHNQVLHEQVIVLRVLPCDTPRVDARLRIEAESLMTGIWVVTARHGFMERPDVPEFIRILAYQKTLAIDSMKTSYFVSRASVGEENLPGLNPIRRALFGWLQRNAGRASDYFELPDNRLVEMGQRT
- the hpnC gene encoding squalene synthase HpnC, translating into MGARIGSGDAGSIAALVDNRSVSQTPPPPHAAAAPTHYENFPVASWLCPPRLRAPIAAIYHFARTADDIADEGQATPAQRLAELHAYRAALADAAQGRVDPAGPWAGVFGPLAHNIETFGLPETLLADLLDAFMQDIVKTRDGSDYADREELLDYCRRSANPVGRLLLHLYGVNDAPSLAQSDAICSALQLINFWQDPSVDLPRGRFYFPLTDCARRGFTRQHFKVFAPLSPAYPPPQEAINLISVVSFWARELMQQGAPLVHRLPGRAGWELRLVVQGGLRILDKIEDLGFDTFTQRPTIGKADAPVLLWKALRMRRQSRPMNAAPSR